In Peromyscus maniculatus bairdii isolate BWxNUB_F1_BW_parent chromosome 9, HU_Pman_BW_mat_3.1, whole genome shotgun sequence, one genomic interval encodes:
- the Nudt18 gene encoding 8-oxo-dGDP phosphatase NUDT18 isoform X1, producing the protein MASEGLAGALATVLGGKGLLVQSCDSEPPGKPLSPVRLRKNVCYVVLAVFLNEQDEVLMIQEAKRECRGTWYLPAGRMEAGETIVEAMQREVKEEAGLLCEPVTLLSVEERGASWIRFVFLARPTGGVLKTSKDADAESLQAGWYPRVSLPAPLRAYDVLHLVELGAKFCQQAMHPLILPQELPCSVVCQRLVATFTTVQSVWVLVGSVGTPHLPITACGFTPMEQRGGIKVATLRLLQECLTMHNLAVETKGLLGLQHLGRDHMDGICLNVLVTVAFRNPGIQDEPPKIRGENYFWWKVLEEDLQKQLLHRLQESSVVPLSR; encoded by the exons ATGGCCTCGGAAGGCCTGGCGGGGGCGCTGGCCACCGTGCTGGGGGGCAAGGGGTTGCTGGTGCAGAGCTGTGACTCGGAGCCGCCTGGCAAGCCGCTGTCGCCCGTGCGGCTGCGGAAGAATGTCTGCTACGTGGTGCTGGCCGTGTTCCTCAACGAGCAG GACGAGGTGCTGATGATCCAGGAAGCCAAGAGAGAGTGCCGGGGAACCTGGTACCTCCCTGCAGGGAGAATGGAAGCCGGGGAGACCATTGTGGAGGCGATGCAGcgggaggtgaaggaggaggctGGGCTGCTCTGTGAACCAGTGACACTGCTGTCTGTGGAGGAGAGGGGTGCCTCCTGGATCCGTTTTGTATTCCTTGCTCGACCCACAG GTGGAGTTCTCAAGACTTCCAAGGATGCAGATGCTGAGTCCCTACAGGCTGGCTGGTACCCACGGGTCTCTCTGCCCGCTCCGCTTAGAGCCTATGATGTTCTGCACTTGGTGGAGCTGGGTGCCAAATTCTGCCAACAAGCCATGCACCCTCTCATTCTGCCTCAAGAGCTTCCCTGCAGTGTCGTCTGCCAGCGGCTGGTGGCCACCTTCACAACGGTCCAGTCAGTCTGGGTGTTGGTGGGCTCAGTGGGGACACCTCACTTGCCCATCACTGCCTGTGGCTTCACCCCTATGGAGCAAAGGGGGGGCATCAAGGTGGCCACCCTGCGGCTGCTACAGGAGTGTCTGACGATGCACAATTTGGCAGTGGAGACCAAGGGGTTGCTTGGACTGCAGCATCTGGGCAGAGACCACATGGATGGTATCTGCCTGAATGTGCTAGTGACGGTGGCTTTTCGGAACCCAGGAATCCAAGATGAGCCCCCAAAGATTCGGGGCGAGAACTACTTTTGGTGGAAGGTGTTAGAGGAAGACTTACAAAAACAGCTTCTGCACAGACTCCAGGAATCTTCGGTTGTCCCCCTGAGCAGATAG
- the Nudt18 gene encoding 8-oxo-dGDP phosphatase NUDT18 isoform X2 codes for MIQEAKRECRGTWYLPAGRMEAGETIVEAMQREVKEEAGLLCEPVTLLSVEERGASWIRFVFLARPTGGVLKTSKDADAESLQAGWYPRVSLPAPLRAYDVLHLVELGAKFCQQAMHPLILPQELPCSVVCQRLVATFTTVQSVWVLVGSVGTPHLPITACGFTPMEQRGGIKVATLRLLQECLTMHNLAVETKGLLGLQHLGRDHMDGICLNVLVTVAFRNPGIQDEPPKIRGENYFWWKVLEEDLQKQLLHRLQESSVVPLSR; via the exons ATGATCCAGGAAGCCAAGAGAGAGTGCCGGGGAACCTGGTACCTCCCTGCAGGGAGAATGGAAGCCGGGGAGACCATTGTGGAGGCGATGCAGcgggaggtgaaggaggaggctGGGCTGCTCTGTGAACCAGTGACACTGCTGTCTGTGGAGGAGAGGGGTGCCTCCTGGATCCGTTTTGTATTCCTTGCTCGACCCACAG GTGGAGTTCTCAAGACTTCCAAGGATGCAGATGCTGAGTCCCTACAGGCTGGCTGGTACCCACGGGTCTCTCTGCCCGCTCCGCTTAGAGCCTATGATGTTCTGCACTTGGTGGAGCTGGGTGCCAAATTCTGCCAACAAGCCATGCACCCTCTCATTCTGCCTCAAGAGCTTCCCTGCAGTGTCGTCTGCCAGCGGCTGGTGGCCACCTTCACAACGGTCCAGTCAGTCTGGGTGTTGGTGGGCTCAGTGGGGACACCTCACTTGCCCATCACTGCCTGTGGCTTCACCCCTATGGAGCAAAGGGGGGGCATCAAGGTGGCCACCCTGCGGCTGCTACAGGAGTGTCTGACGATGCACAATTTGGCAGTGGAGACCAAGGGGTTGCTTGGACTGCAGCATCTGGGCAGAGACCACATGGATGGTATCTGCCTGAATGTGCTAGTGACGGTGGCTTTTCGGAACCCAGGAATCCAAGATGAGCCCCCAAAGATTCGGGGCGAGAACTACTTTTGGTGGAAGGTGTTAGAGGAAGACTTACAAAAACAGCTTCTGCACAGACTCCAGGAATCTTCGGTTGTCCCCCTGAGCAGATAG